One window from the genome of Cryptomeria japonica chromosome 6, Sugi_1.0, whole genome shotgun sequence encodes:
- the LOC131051017 gene encoding pentatricopeptide repeat-containing protein At1g52620 isoform X1, with protein sequence MNRFIAANFITKGNASFNPKRSITRNNRVTEEADRVYSMVKDACEIMTTQKQWQEPLRLRLSSELISHMHVILILKQLQDVRLGLMFFNWVGSQESLNFNHHPHSFSAMLRILAVARMFDEVERIFGNMKVQGSIPTEKAMSELISAYCDDGLINRACDMFAYSRSHGLWPSVFSCNRLLDALVKCKRMDAAERVYAEMEDSEMNCPDEYSIGIMIRGLCREGRVCEGRLLMRKACGRNGRGSNGPNVVFYNTLMDGYFRKGEVQRAFGVFGEMVKMGGLPNVVTYGTLVNGLCKEGNLGEAGRLLTKMIEVGLRPNEFVFNAVIDGYCKEGNVFEGGRVLNRMLEMGVLPDVVTYNSLISGLCEGGKMAESQKLLNEMLCRGLVPSKFTYTCLMHGYCKQGNMSKATNLLIGMLEKGHQPDVVTYGALINGLCVLGKVHEAFFIRDKMVAKGLEPDVTVYNALIDGLCKEGLLADAKKVMIEMLEKGCLPNNYTYVTIIDGYCREGKLSEAIKIFNFMLEKGIEPGVVGYNAMIKGYSKLGMMEHACSCVVQIIKQRLVPDNITFTTLIDGYCKLQNTSKAMKLLNQMARQGCKADVVTYSALINGYCKGGKMQEAWAVFEYMQEKGLVPNEVAYSTLIQGYCKDGNIVGAIELFDKMLQKGCIPNEVTYNILINGLCKASSMQSRHLEQSMHTKLPAIFYKMLQDDWDSKTAAYNIIIMGLCVRKKSHLVFKLKDKMSAEGFLPDGVTFAALLHGLCDEDKLIDMNKILSEEVQKDMLCVALRYSILIDQYFYQGKASTVTLHLSRMPGTDCGQVNVFNVLEHKAAALGVE encoded by the coding sequence ATGAATCGATTCATTGCAGCTAATTTTATCACTAAAGGGAATGCAAGCTTTAACCCAAAACGTAGTATTACTAGAAATAACAGAGTAACAGAAGAAGCAGACAGGGTATATTCAATGGTTAAGGACGCCTGTGAAATTATGACAACACAAAAACAGTGGCAGGAGCCTCTGAGACTCAGGCTTTCCTCAGAACTTATCAGCCACATGCATGTAATTCTCATTCTCAAACAACTACAAGATGTAAGATTAGGGCTTATGTTTTTTAACTGGGTGGGGAGTCAGGAGAGTTTGAACTTCAACCATCATCCACATTCGTTTTCTGCAATGTTAAGAATTTTAGCGGTTGCAAGGATGTTTGACGAGGTAGAACGAATCTTTGGGAATATGAAAGTCCAGGGCTCGATTCCCACAGAGAAAGCAATGAGTGAGCTAATTAGTGCATATTGTGATGACGGTTTGATCAACAGGGCATGCGATATGTTCGCATATTCTAGGAGCCATGGTTTGTGGCCCTCTGTATTTTCTTGCAACAGATTGCTTGATGCCCTTGTTAAGTGCAAGAGGATGGATGCTGCAGAGAGGGTTTATGCAGAAATGGAGGATAGTGAGATGAATTGCCCTGATGAGTACAGTATAGGTATAATGATTCGAGGTCTCTGCAGGGAAGGTAGAGTTTGTGAAGGGAGGCTTTTAATGCGGAAGGCCTGTGGTAGAAATGGGCGGGGATCAAATGGACCAAATGTTGTGTTTTATAATACCCTTATGGATGGGTATTTCAGGAAGGGTGAGGTTCAGCGAGCCTTTGGGGTATTTGGCGAGATGGTCAAAATGGGGGGTTTGCCGAATGTGGTAACTTATGGAACTCTTGTGAATGGTCTCTGCAAGGAGGGGAATTTGGGTGAGGCAGGGAGGCTGTTGACTAAAATGATAGAAGTGGGCTTAAGGCCTAATGAGTTTGTTTTCAATGCTGTTATTGATGGGTACTGCAAGGAGGGTAACGTGTTCGAGGGAGGCAGGGTGTTGAATAGAATGCTTGAAATGGGTGTTTTGCCTGATGTTGTTACATATAATTCACTGATCAGTGGGCTCTGTGAGGGTGGGAAGATGGCTGAGTCACAGAAACTTCTGAATGAGATGCTGTGTCGGGGCTTGGTGCCCAGCAAGTTTACCTATACCTGTCTAATGCATGGATATTGCAAGCAGGGGAACATGTCGAAAGCAACTAATCTCTTGATTGGAATGTTGGAGAAGGGGCATCAGCCTGATGTGGTCACTTATGGTGCTCTTATCAATGGCTTATGTGTATTGGGCAAGGTTCATGAGGCCTTCTTTATTCGAGATAAAATGGTGGCAAAAGGTCTGGAACCAGATGTTACTGTTTACAATGCATTGATTGATGGCCTTTGTAAGGAAGGTCTTCTGGCTGATGCAAAGAAAGTCATGATTGAAATGCTGGAGAAAGGTTGTCTTCCAAACAACTATACTTATGTTACGATAATAGATGGGTATTGTAGGGAGGGTAAATTGAGTGAAGCCATAAAGATCTTCAATTTTATGCTTGAAAAGGGCATTGAACCTGGAGTTGTCGgttataatgcaatgataaaaggCTATAGTAAGTTAGGTATGATGGAACATGCCTGTTCATGTGTTGTACAAATTATTAAGCAGCGACTGGTTCCTGATAATATCACCTTCACTACCCTCATAGATGGATACTGCAAGCTACAAAACACATCTAAGGCTATGAAATTGTTAAATCAAATGGCAAGACAAGGGTGTAAGGCAGATGTTGTCACTTATAGTGCACTAATTAATGGGTACTGTAAAGGAGGGAAAATGCAAGAGGCTTGGGCAGTGTTTGAATACATGCAAGAAAAGGGACTGGTCCCAAATGAGGTTGCTTATAGCACTCTCATACAAGGGTACTGCAAGGATGGCAACATTGTGGGAGCAATAGAACTTTTTGATAAAATGTTGCAGAAGGGTTGTATACCTAATGAAGTGACATATAATATACTTATCAATGGACTCTGCAAGGCCAGCAGCATGCAGTCAAGACACTTGGAACAAAGTATGCACACAAAATTGCCAGCCATCTTCTATAAAATGTTGCAGGATGATTGGGATTCTAAGACTGCAGCTTATAATATAATTATCATGGGTCTTTGTGTCAGGAAAAAATCACATTTGGTtttcaaattgaaagacaaaatgtCCGCAGAAGGTTTTCTACCAGATGGGGTTACATTTGCAGCTTTGTTGCATGGTTTATGTGACGAGGACAAACTAATTGATATGAATAAGATTTTATctgaagaagtgcagaaagataTGCTTTGTGTTGCGCTTAGGTACTCCATTctaattgatcaatatttttatcaAGGCAAAGCTTCTACAGTCACATTACATTTGAGCAGAATGCCAGGTACAGATTGTGGACAGGTCAATGTTTTCAATGTTCTTGAACATAAGGCTGCAGCTTTAGGAGTGGAGTGA
- the LOC131051017 gene encoding pentatricopeptide repeat-containing protein At1g52620 isoform X2, with the protein MVKDACEIMTTQKQWQEPLRLRLSSELISHMHVILILKQLQDVRLGLMFFNWVGSQESLNFNHHPHSFSAMLRILAVARMFDEVERIFGNMKVQGSIPTEKAMSELISAYCDDGLINRACDMFAYSRSHGLWPSVFSCNRLLDALVKCKRMDAAERVYAEMEDSEMNCPDEYSIGIMIRGLCREGRVCEGRLLMRKACGRNGRGSNGPNVVFYNTLMDGYFRKGEVQRAFGVFGEMVKMGGLPNVVTYGTLVNGLCKEGNLGEAGRLLTKMIEVGLRPNEFVFNAVIDGYCKEGNVFEGGRVLNRMLEMGVLPDVVTYNSLISGLCEGGKMAESQKLLNEMLCRGLVPSKFTYTCLMHGYCKQGNMSKATNLLIGMLEKGHQPDVVTYGALINGLCVLGKVHEAFFIRDKMVAKGLEPDVTVYNALIDGLCKEGLLADAKKVMIEMLEKGCLPNNYTYVTIIDGYCREGKLSEAIKIFNFMLEKGIEPGVVGYNAMIKGYSKLGMMEHACSCVVQIIKQRLVPDNITFTTLIDGYCKLQNTSKAMKLLNQMARQGCKADVVTYSALINGYCKGGKMQEAWAVFEYMQEKGLVPNEVAYSTLIQGYCKDGNIVGAIELFDKMLQKGCIPNEVTYNILINGLCKASSMQSRHLEQSMHTKLPAIFYKMLQDDWDSKTAAYNIIIMGLCVRKKSHLVFKLKDKMSAEGFLPDGVTFAALLHGLCDEDKLIDMNKILSEEVQKDMLCVALRYSILIDQYFYQGKASTVTLHLSRMPGTDCGQVNVFNVLEHKAAALGVE; encoded by the coding sequence ATGGTTAAGGACGCCTGTGAAATTATGACAACACAAAAACAGTGGCAGGAGCCTCTGAGACTCAGGCTTTCCTCAGAACTTATCAGCCACATGCATGTAATTCTCATTCTCAAACAACTACAAGATGTAAGATTAGGGCTTATGTTTTTTAACTGGGTGGGGAGTCAGGAGAGTTTGAACTTCAACCATCATCCACATTCGTTTTCTGCAATGTTAAGAATTTTAGCGGTTGCAAGGATGTTTGACGAGGTAGAACGAATCTTTGGGAATATGAAAGTCCAGGGCTCGATTCCCACAGAGAAAGCAATGAGTGAGCTAATTAGTGCATATTGTGATGACGGTTTGATCAACAGGGCATGCGATATGTTCGCATATTCTAGGAGCCATGGTTTGTGGCCCTCTGTATTTTCTTGCAACAGATTGCTTGATGCCCTTGTTAAGTGCAAGAGGATGGATGCTGCAGAGAGGGTTTATGCAGAAATGGAGGATAGTGAGATGAATTGCCCTGATGAGTACAGTATAGGTATAATGATTCGAGGTCTCTGCAGGGAAGGTAGAGTTTGTGAAGGGAGGCTTTTAATGCGGAAGGCCTGTGGTAGAAATGGGCGGGGATCAAATGGACCAAATGTTGTGTTTTATAATACCCTTATGGATGGGTATTTCAGGAAGGGTGAGGTTCAGCGAGCCTTTGGGGTATTTGGCGAGATGGTCAAAATGGGGGGTTTGCCGAATGTGGTAACTTATGGAACTCTTGTGAATGGTCTCTGCAAGGAGGGGAATTTGGGTGAGGCAGGGAGGCTGTTGACTAAAATGATAGAAGTGGGCTTAAGGCCTAATGAGTTTGTTTTCAATGCTGTTATTGATGGGTACTGCAAGGAGGGTAACGTGTTCGAGGGAGGCAGGGTGTTGAATAGAATGCTTGAAATGGGTGTTTTGCCTGATGTTGTTACATATAATTCACTGATCAGTGGGCTCTGTGAGGGTGGGAAGATGGCTGAGTCACAGAAACTTCTGAATGAGATGCTGTGTCGGGGCTTGGTGCCCAGCAAGTTTACCTATACCTGTCTAATGCATGGATATTGCAAGCAGGGGAACATGTCGAAAGCAACTAATCTCTTGATTGGAATGTTGGAGAAGGGGCATCAGCCTGATGTGGTCACTTATGGTGCTCTTATCAATGGCTTATGTGTATTGGGCAAGGTTCATGAGGCCTTCTTTATTCGAGATAAAATGGTGGCAAAAGGTCTGGAACCAGATGTTACTGTTTACAATGCATTGATTGATGGCCTTTGTAAGGAAGGTCTTCTGGCTGATGCAAAGAAAGTCATGATTGAAATGCTGGAGAAAGGTTGTCTTCCAAACAACTATACTTATGTTACGATAATAGATGGGTATTGTAGGGAGGGTAAATTGAGTGAAGCCATAAAGATCTTCAATTTTATGCTTGAAAAGGGCATTGAACCTGGAGTTGTCGgttataatgcaatgataaaaggCTATAGTAAGTTAGGTATGATGGAACATGCCTGTTCATGTGTTGTACAAATTATTAAGCAGCGACTGGTTCCTGATAATATCACCTTCACTACCCTCATAGATGGATACTGCAAGCTACAAAACACATCTAAGGCTATGAAATTGTTAAATCAAATGGCAAGACAAGGGTGTAAGGCAGATGTTGTCACTTATAGTGCACTAATTAATGGGTACTGTAAAGGAGGGAAAATGCAAGAGGCTTGGGCAGTGTTTGAATACATGCAAGAAAAGGGACTGGTCCCAAATGAGGTTGCTTATAGCACTCTCATACAAGGGTACTGCAAGGATGGCAACATTGTGGGAGCAATAGAACTTTTTGATAAAATGTTGCAGAAGGGTTGTATACCTAATGAAGTGACATATAATATACTTATCAATGGACTCTGCAAGGCCAGCAGCATGCAGTCAAGACACTTGGAACAAAGTATGCACACAAAATTGCCAGCCATCTTCTATAAAATGTTGCAGGATGATTGGGATTCTAAGACTGCAGCTTATAATATAATTATCATGGGTCTTTGTGTCAGGAAAAAATCACATTTGGTtttcaaattgaaagacaaaatgtCCGCAGAAGGTTTTCTACCAGATGGGGTTACATTTGCAGCTTTGTTGCATGGTTTATGTGACGAGGACAAACTAATTGATATGAATAAGATTTTATctgaagaagtgcagaaagataTGCTTTGTGTTGCGCTTAGGTACTCCATTctaattgatcaatatttttatcaAGGCAAAGCTTCTACAGTCACATTACATTTGAGCAGAATGCCAGGTACAGATTGTGGACAGGTCAATGTTTTCAATGTTCTTGAACATAAGGCTGCAGCTTTAGGAGTGGAGTGA